One window from the genome of Streptomyces cadmiisoli encodes:
- a CDS encoding glucarate dehydratase family protein — MTRDLTITDVRLTPILVADPPLLNTQGVHQPYTPRLIVEIVTADGVTGVGETYGDTKYLELARPFAERLRGRRADDLNGLFTLADEVAVDASRVENAVDVGGLRGVQTADKLRLSVVSAFEVACLDALGKALGLPVHALLGGKVRDAVEYSAYLFYKWADHPEGVEREPDDWGAALDPAGVVAQAAQFKERYGFTSFKLKGGVFPPEQEIAAVRALAEAFPGHPLRLDPNGAWSVPTSLAVAEELADVLEYLEDPALGTAAMAEVAAGTEVPLATNMCVTTFAEIEEAFTRGAVQVVLSDHHYWGGLRNTQQLAAVCRTFGVAVSMHSNTHLGISLAAMTHVAATVPDLHHACDSHYPWQSEDVLTERLTFTGGKVTVPDAPGLGVELDRDRLAFLHRRWLDDDGALKDRDDAAAMRVADPGWVTPSVPRW; from the coding sequence GTGACCCGCGACCTGACCATCACCGACGTCCGGTTGACGCCGATCCTGGTCGCCGACCCGCCGCTGCTGAACACACAGGGCGTGCACCAGCCGTACACCCCCCGGCTGATCGTCGAGATCGTCACGGCGGACGGGGTGACCGGTGTCGGCGAGACGTACGGCGACACCAAGTACCTGGAGCTGGCCCGGCCCTTCGCCGAGCGGCTGAGGGGGCGCCGGGCGGACGACCTGAACGGTCTGTTCACGCTCGCCGACGAGGTCGCCGTGGACGCCTCCCGGGTCGAGAACGCGGTGGACGTCGGCGGGCTGCGCGGCGTCCAGACCGCCGACAAACTGCGGCTGTCGGTCGTCTCCGCGTTCGAGGTCGCCTGCCTGGACGCCCTCGGCAAGGCGCTCGGGCTGCCCGTGCACGCCCTGCTCGGCGGCAAGGTGCGCGACGCGGTGGAGTACAGCGCGTACCTGTTCTACAAGTGGGCCGACCACCCCGAGGGCGTCGAGCGCGAGCCCGACGACTGGGGCGCCGCGCTCGACCCGGCCGGCGTCGTCGCCCAGGCCGCGCAGTTCAAGGAGCGGTACGGCTTCACCTCGTTCAAGCTCAAGGGCGGTGTCTTCCCGCCCGAGCAGGAGATCGCCGCCGTCCGGGCGCTGGCCGAGGCGTTCCCCGGGCACCCGCTGCGGCTCGACCCCAACGGGGCCTGGTCCGTGCCCACCTCGCTGGCGGTCGCCGAGGAACTCGCCGACGTCCTCGAGTACCTGGAGGACCCCGCGCTCGGCACCGCCGCCATGGCCGAGGTCGCCGCCGGCACCGAGGTGCCGCTGGCCACCAACATGTGCGTCACCACGTTCGCCGAGATCGAGGAGGCGTTCACCCGGGGCGCCGTCCAGGTCGTCCTGTCCGACCACCACTACTGGGGCGGGCTGCGCAACACGCAGCAGCTCGCCGCCGTCTGCCGCACCTTCGGCGTCGCGGTGTCCATGCACTCCAACACCCACCTCGGGATCTCGCTCGCCGCGATGACCCATGTCGCGGCCACCGTCCCCGACCTGCACCACGCCTGCGACTCCCACTACCCCTGGCAGTCGGAGGACGTCCTGACCGAGCGCCTGACCTTCACCGGCGGCAAGGTCACCGTCCCGGACGCCCCGGGGCTCGGCGTCGAACTCGACCGCGACCGGCTGGCGTTCCTGCACCGGCGCTGGCTCGACGACGACGGCGCGCTCAAGGACCGCGACGACGCGGCCGCGATGCGTGTCGCGGACCCCGGCTGGGTCACTCCGTCCGTGCCCCGCTGGTAA
- a CDS encoding carbohydrate kinase family protein: MTASTGEGPSPTAHEPNRHAHVDPLAAVRAPGDPPWDVYLTGTVFLDIVFTGLDSAPVRGTESWARGMGSSPGGVANMATALARLGLRTSLAAAFGDDHYGDYCWDALAKGEGIDLSASRTETGWHSPVTVSMAYEGERTMVSHGHEPPPEEPGPDCPPRARAAVASLTPGKRAPWVAQAAGKGTRIFADVGWDDSGAWDLAGLADLEHCEAFLPNAAEAMRYTGTGCPRAAAHALTEHVPLVVVTLGAEGAYAVDRRTGESAEVPAIAVEALDPTGAGDVFVAGFVTGTLAGWPLADRVAFAGLTAALSVQEFGGSLSAPGWSEIAAWWRRVQSYEDQDPAALRRYAFLEELIPATARPWPLRRAVPTIGFGRSA; encoded by the coding sequence GTGACCGCGTCCACCGGAGAGGGGCCGTCGCCCACCGCACACGAACCGAACCGCCACGCGCACGTGGACCCCCTCGCGGCCGTGCGCGCGCCGGGCGACCCGCCCTGGGACGTCTATCTCACCGGCACCGTCTTCCTGGACATCGTCTTCACCGGGCTCGACTCGGCGCCGGTGCGCGGGACCGAGTCCTGGGCGCGCGGGATGGGGTCGAGCCCCGGCGGCGTGGCCAACATGGCGACCGCGCTGGCCCGCCTCGGCCTGCGGACGTCCCTCGCCGCCGCCTTCGGCGACGACCACTACGGCGACTACTGCTGGGACGCCCTGGCCAAGGGCGAGGGCATCGACCTCAGCGCGTCACGCACGGAGACCGGCTGGCACTCCCCGGTCACCGTCTCGATGGCGTACGAGGGCGAACGCACCATGGTCTCCCACGGCCACGAACCGCCCCCCGAGGAGCCCGGCCCCGACTGCCCTCCGCGCGCGCGTGCCGCCGTCGCCTCGCTCACCCCCGGCAAACGGGCTCCGTGGGTCGCCCAGGCCGCGGGCAAGGGCACCCGCATCTTCGCCGACGTCGGCTGGGACGACAGCGGCGCCTGGGACCTGGCCGGCCTCGCCGACCTCGAACACTGCGAGGCGTTCCTGCCCAACGCCGCGGAGGCCATGCGCTACACCGGCACCGGCTGCCCCCGGGCCGCCGCGCACGCCCTCACCGAACACGTACCGCTCGTCGTCGTCACCCTCGGCGCGGAGGGCGCGTACGCGGTCGACCGGCGCACCGGGGAGAGCGCCGAGGTCCCGGCCATCGCGGTGGAGGCGCTGGACCCCACCGGCGCGGGGGACGTCTTCGTGGCGGGCTTCGTCACCGGCACCCTGGCGGGCTGGCCGCTGGCCGACCGCGTCGCCTTCGCCGGTCTGACGGCGGCGCTGTCGGTCCAGGAGTTCGGCGGGTCGCTGTCCGCGCCCGGCTGGTCCGAGATCGCCGCCTGGTGGCGCCGCGTGCAGTCCTACGAGGACCAGGACCCGGCGGCGCTGCGCCGGTACGCGTTCCTGGAGGAGCTGATCCCGGCCACCGCCCGGCCGTGGCCGCTGCGCCGCGCGGTCCCGACGATCGGCTTCGGCCGGTCGGCCTGA
- a CDS encoding PhoH family protein codes for MTQTPTARTPAQEQARAQFTVPAQHPMVTVLGSGDSLLRVIEKAFPAADIHVRGNEISAVGPAPEVALVQRLFDEMMLVLRTGQPMTEDAVERSIAMLRASENGEGPQETPAEVLTQNILSSRGRTIRPKTLNQKRYVDAIDKHTIVFGIGPAGTGKTYLAMAKAVQALQSKQVNRIILTRPAVEAGERLGFLPGTLYEKIDPYLRPLYDALHDMLDPDSIPRLMAAGTIEVAPLAYMRGRTLNDAFIILDEAQNTSPEQMKMFLTRLGFDSKIVITGDVTQVDLPNGTKSGLRQVQDILEGVEDVHFSRLSSHDVVRHKLVGRIVDAYENYDSKHGTENGSHQGRGKPGARGSKGK; via the coding sequence ATGACTCAGACACCCACAGCTCGCACCCCCGCGCAGGAGCAGGCGAGAGCACAGTTCACCGTCCCCGCCCAGCACCCCATGGTCACCGTCCTGGGGTCCGGCGACTCCCTTCTGCGCGTGATCGAGAAGGCCTTCCCGGCGGCCGACATCCACGTCCGGGGCAACGAGATCAGCGCGGTCGGGCCGGCGCCGGAAGTGGCCCTCGTCCAGCGCCTGTTCGACGAGATGATGCTGGTGCTCCGCACCGGACAGCCGATGACGGAGGACGCAGTGGAACGCTCGATCGCCATGCTCAGGGCAAGTGAGAACGGGGAAGGGCCCCAGGAGACCCCGGCCGAGGTGCTCACCCAGAACATCCTGTCCTCGCGCGGCCGCACGATCCGCCCCAAGACGCTCAACCAGAAGCGGTACGTCGACGCGATCGACAAGCACACGATCGTCTTCGGCATCGGCCCCGCCGGCACCGGCAAGACCTACCTGGCCATGGCCAAGGCCGTGCAGGCCCTCCAGTCCAAGCAGGTCAACCGCATCATCCTGACCAGACCGGCGGTGGAGGCGGGCGAGCGCCTCGGCTTCCTGCCCGGCACGCTCTACGAGAAGATCGACCCCTATCTGCGCCCGCTGTACGACGCGCTGCACGACATGCTCGACCCGGACTCCATCCCCCGCCTGATGGCCGCCGGGACGATCGAGGTCGCGCCGCTGGCGTACATGCGCGGACGCACCCTCAACGACGCCTTCATCATCCTGGACGAGGCCCAGAACACGAGCCCCGAGCAGATGAAGATGTTCCTCACCCGCCTCGGCTTCGACTCGAAGATCGTGATCACCGGTGACGTGACCCAGGTCGACCTGCCCAACGGCACGAAGTCGGGTCTGCGGCAGGTGCAGGACATCCTGGAGGGCGTCGAGGACGTCCACTTCTCCAGGCTGTCGTCCCACGACGTCGTCCGGCACAAGCTGGTGGGCCGTATCGTCGACGCGTACGAGAACTACGACAGCAAGCACGGCACCGAGAACGGCTCGCACCAGGGCCGTGGCAAGCCCGGCGCCAGAGGCTCCAAGGGGAAGTAG
- the ybeY gene encoding rRNA maturation RNase YbeY produces the protein MSIDVNNESGTEVDEQAILDIARYALARMRIHPLSELSVIVVDADAMEQLHIQWMDLPGPTDVMSFPMDELRPPSKDEDEPPQGLLGDIVLCPEVAEKQGKEAPTQHSMDEELQLLTVHGVLHLLGYDHEEPDEKAEMFGLQAAIVDGWRAEKGLTGPSPAPTVS, from the coding sequence ATGTCGATCGACGTCAACAACGAGTCCGGAACCGAGGTCGACGAGCAGGCGATCCTCGACATCGCCCGCTACGCGCTCGCGCGGATGCGCATCCACCCGCTCTCCGAGCTCTCGGTGATCGTCGTGGACGCCGACGCCATGGAGCAGTTGCACATCCAGTGGATGGACCTGCCGGGGCCCACCGACGTCATGTCCTTCCCGATGGACGAGCTGCGCCCGCCCTCCAAGGACGAGGACGAGCCCCCGCAGGGCCTCCTCGGCGACATCGTGCTGTGCCCCGAGGTCGCCGAGAAGCAGGGCAAGGAAGCACCGACGCAGCACTCCATGGACGAGGAACTCCAGTTGCTCACCGTGCACGGAGTGCTGCACCTGCTCGGCTACGACCACGAGGAGCCGGACGAGAAGGCGGAGATGTTCGGCCTCCAGGCCGCCATCGTGGACGGCTGGCGCGCTGAGAAGGGCCTGACCGGCCCGTCCCCCGCACCGACCGTGTCATGA
- a CDS encoding hemolysin family protein — protein sequence MSLPLVVGAVALVVVAWLAACAEAGLARVSSFRADEAVRSGRRGSAKLAQVAADPTRYLNVALLVRVACEMAAAALVTYACLKEFDGTAEALLIAIGVMVLVSYVAVGVSPRTIGRQHPLNTATAAAYVLLPLARIMGPIPPLLILIGNALTPGKGFRRGPFASEAELRALVDLAEQESLIEDEERRMVHSVFELGDTLVREVMVPRTDLVVIERYKTIRQALTLALRSGFSRIPVTGESEDDIVGIVYLKDLVRKTHISREAESELASSAMRPAFFVPDTKNAGDLLREMQKERNHVAVVIDEYGGTAGIVTIEDILEEIVGEITDEYDRELPPVEPLGDDRYRVTARLDIGDLGELYGLEAYDDEDVETVGGLLAKALGRVPIAGATSAVELPDGRRLRLTAEAAAGRRNKIVTVLVEPVPPMDAHRVETEAG from the coding sequence ATGAGCCTTCCCCTCGTCGTCGGTGCGGTCGCCCTGGTCGTCGTCGCCTGGCTCGCCGCCTGCGCCGAGGCGGGCCTCGCGCGCGTCTCCAGCTTCCGTGCCGACGAGGCCGTGCGCTCCGGCCGGCGCGGCAGCGCCAAGCTCGCCCAGGTCGCCGCCGACCCCACCCGCTACCTCAACGTGGCGCTGCTGGTGCGCGTCGCCTGCGAGATGGCCGCCGCCGCCCTGGTCACCTACGCGTGCCTGAAGGAGTTCGACGGCACCGCCGAGGCCCTGCTGATCGCGATCGGCGTCATGGTCCTGGTGTCGTACGTGGCGGTCGGCGTCTCCCCGCGCACCATCGGCCGCCAGCACCCGCTGAACACGGCGACGGCCGCGGCGTACGTCCTGCTGCCGCTGGCCCGGATCATGGGGCCGATCCCGCCCCTGCTCATCCTCATCGGCAACGCGCTCACGCCCGGCAAGGGCTTCCGCCGCGGCCCGTTCGCCTCCGAGGCGGAGCTGCGCGCGCTGGTCGACCTCGCCGAGCAGGAGTCCCTCATCGAGGACGAGGAGCGCCGCATGGTGCACTCCGTCTTCGAACTGGGCGACACCCTGGTGCGGGAGGTCATGGTGCCGCGCACCGACCTGGTCGTCATCGAGCGCTACAAGACCATCCGCCAGGCGCTGACCCTGGCGCTCAGGTCCGGTTTCTCCCGCATCCCGGTCACCGGGGAGAGCGAGGACGACATCGTCGGGATCGTGTATCTGAAGGACCTGGTCCGCAAGACGCACATCAGCCGGGAGGCCGAGTCCGAGCTGGCGTCGAGCGCGATGCGCCCCGCCTTCTTCGTGCCGGACACCAAGAACGCCGGTGACCTGCTGCGCGAGATGCAGAAGGAGCGCAACCACGTCGCCGTCGTCATCGACGAGTACGGCGGCACGGCGGGCATCGTCACGATCGAGGACATCCTGGAGGAGATCGTCGGCGAGATCACCGACGAGTACGACCGTGAACTGCCGCCCGTGGAGCCCCTCGGCGACGACCGCTACCGGGTCACCGCCCGCCTCGACATCGGCGACCTGGGCGAGCTGTACGGGCTGGAGGCCTACGACGACGAGGACGTGGAGACCGTCGGCGGGCTGCTCGCCAAGGCGCTGGGCCGGGTGCCGATCGCGGGGGCGACGTCGGCGGTCGAGCTGCCGGACGGCCGGCGGCTGCGGTTGACCGCCGAGGCCGCCGCGGGCCGCCGCAACAAGATCGTGACCGTGCTGGTGGAGCCCGTGCCGCCGATGGACGCGCACCGGGTGGAGACGGAAGCGGGGTGA
- a CDS encoding cytidine deaminase: MTDSSALDPEDRKIVTLARSVRARNGVPEGAAVRDETGRTYAAGTVALDSLRLSALQTAVAMAVASGAKSLEAAAVVTEAESASEQDRAAVRDLGGPRTPVLVAAPDGTVRLTTEAG; encoded by the coding sequence ATGACCGACAGCAGCGCGCTCGACCCCGAGGACCGCAAGATCGTCACCCTGGCCCGTTCGGTGCGGGCCCGCAACGGCGTCCCCGAGGGGGCGGCCGTGCGGGACGAGACCGGGCGGACCTACGCCGCCGGGACCGTCGCCCTGGACTCGCTGAGGCTCAGCGCGTTGCAGACGGCGGTGGCGATGGCGGTGGCGTCGGGCGCGAAGTCGCTGGAGGCGGCGGCGGTGGTGACGGAGGCGGAGTCCGCGTCCGAACAGGACCGCGCCGCCGTACGGGACCTCGGCGGGCCGCGGACGCCGGTACTGGTCGCCGCACCGGACGGCACCGTCCGCCTGACCACCGAGGCCGGCTGA
- a CDS encoding P-II family nitrogen regulator, with translation MKLITAIVKPYRLDEVKAALQELGVHGLTVTEARGHGRQHGHTEVYRGAEYRVDLVPKVRIEVLVEDADADGVIDALVRAARTGKIGDGKVWALPVDTVVRVRTGERGPDAL, from the coding sequence ATGAAGCTCATCACCGCGATCGTCAAGCCGTACCGCCTCGACGAGGTGAAGGCCGCCCTCCAGGAGCTCGGTGTGCACGGGCTGACCGTGACCGAGGCCCGCGGCCACGGCCGGCAGCACGGCCACACCGAGGTCTACCGCGGCGCCGAGTACCGGGTCGACCTGGTGCCCAAGGTCCGGATCGAGGTCCTCGTCGAGGACGCGGACGCCGACGGCGTGATCGACGCGCTCGTCCGGGCGGCGCGGACCGGGAAGATCGGCGACGGCAAGGTGTGGGCGCTGCCCGTGGACACCGTCGTCCGGGTGCGGACCGGCGAACGCGGCCCCGACGCCCTGTGA
- the era gene encoding GTPase Era, giving the protein MSVRTPSSEQPSETVHRAGFACFVGRPNAGKSTLTNALVGQKVAITANQPQTTRHTVRGIVHRPDAQLILVDTPGLHKPRTLLGERLNDVVRTTWAEVDVIGFCLPANEKIGPGDRYIAKELASIRKTPKIAIVTKTDLVDSKTLAEQLIAIDQLGKELGFEWAEIVPVSAVGDQQVALLADLIVPLLPEGPALYPEGDLTDEPEQVMIAELIREAALEGVRDELPHSIAVVVEEMLPRPDRPADKPLLDIHANLYIERPSQKGIIIGPKGKRLKDVGIKSRKQIEALLGTPVFLDLHVKVAKDWQRDPKQLRKLGF; this is encoded by the coding sequence ATGAGTGTTCGTACCCCGTCATCCGAGCAGCCGTCCGAGACGGTCCACCGGGCGGGCTTCGCCTGCTTCGTGGGCCGCCCCAACGCGGGCAAGTCCACCCTCACGAACGCTCTGGTCGGGCAGAAGGTGGCGATCACCGCCAACCAGCCGCAGACCACCCGGCACACGGTGCGCGGCATCGTGCACCGGCCGGACGCCCAGCTGATCCTGGTGGACACCCCGGGGCTGCACAAGCCGCGCACACTGCTCGGCGAGCGCCTCAACGACGTCGTGCGCACGACGTGGGCCGAGGTGGACGTGATCGGCTTCTGCCTGCCCGCCAACGAGAAGATCGGACCCGGCGACCGGTACATCGCCAAGGAGCTGGCGTCGATCCGCAAGACGCCGAAGATCGCGATCGTCACCAAGACCGACCTCGTCGACAGCAAGACGCTCGCGGAGCAGCTCATCGCGATCGACCAGCTCGGCAAGGAGCTCGGTTTCGAGTGGGCGGAGATCGTGCCGGTGTCGGCGGTCGGCGACCAGCAGGTGGCCCTGCTGGCAGACCTGATCGTTCCGCTGCTGCCGGAGGGCCCGGCCCTGTATCCCGAGGGCGATCTGACGGACGAGCCCGAGCAGGTCATGATCGCGGAGCTGATCCGTGAGGCCGCGCTGGAGGGTGTGCGCGACGAGCTGCCGCACTCCATCGCCGTCGTGGTCGAGGAGATGCTGCCGCGCCCGGACCGCCCCGCCGACAAGCCGCTGCTGGACATCCACGCCAACCTCTACATCGAGCGCCCCAGCCAGAAGGGCATCATCATCGGCCCCAAGGGCAAGCGGCTGAAGGACGTCGGCATCAAGTCCCGCAAGCAGATCGAGGCGCTGCTGGGGACGCCGGTCTTCCTGGACCTCCATGTGAAGGTGGCCAAGGACTGGCAGCGCGACCCCAAGCAGCTGCGCAAGCTCGGCTTCTGA
- a CDS encoding GH1 family beta-glucosidase, with amino-acid sequence MIRRMATNPIPQFPAGFLWGVSTSAHQIEGAVDEREASVWDTFTAEPGRVKDGSTAAVACDHYHRHREDVALLAGLGVDAYRFSVSWPRVRFGGGRGLDFYDRLVDELCAAGVRPVPTLFHWDLPAGLDWLDRDTAARFAEYVSVVVDRLGDRVTKWITLNEPAEHTLLGHALGVHAPGRRLLFDALPVAHHQLLAHGLAVRALRAAGAADIGIANSHGPTWPASPDADDVAAAEFYDVLLNRLFADPVLLGEYPAGIGELMPGDVEADLKVISEPVDWYGINYYAPTSVGAPRGAEIEFGGLTMPAELPFSVRDIEGVPVTDFGWPVVPRALTELLTGFRDRYGDRLPPIVITENGCSYEGLDDQDRIAYLDGHVRALHAAASAGVDVRGYFVWSLLDNFEWAEGYARRFGLVHVDFETLKRTPKASYAWFREVLRAQR; translated from the coding sequence ATGATCCGGCGCATGGCGACGAACCCGATACCTCAGTTCCCGGCCGGTTTCCTGTGGGGCGTGTCGACCTCGGCGCATCAGATCGAGGGGGCGGTGGACGAGCGCGAGGCGTCCGTGTGGGACACCTTCACCGCCGAGCCGGGGCGGGTGAAGGACGGCTCGACGGCGGCGGTGGCCTGCGACCACTACCACCGCCACCGCGAGGACGTGGCCCTGCTGGCGGGCCTCGGCGTGGACGCGTACCGCTTCTCCGTCTCGTGGCCCCGGGTGCGTTTCGGCGGCGGGCGCGGTCTGGACTTCTACGACCGGCTGGTCGACGAGCTGTGCGCGGCGGGCGTACGGCCGGTGCCGACCCTCTTCCACTGGGACCTGCCGGCCGGACTCGACTGGCTGGACCGGGACACCGCGGCGCGCTTCGCGGAGTACGTGTCGGTGGTGGTGGACCGCCTCGGCGACCGGGTGACCAAGTGGATCACCCTCAACGAGCCCGCCGAGCACACCCTGCTGGGCCACGCCCTGGGGGTGCACGCGCCGGGCAGGCGGCTCCTCTTCGACGCCCTCCCGGTGGCCCACCACCAGCTCCTGGCCCACGGTCTGGCGGTACGGGCGCTGCGCGCGGCCGGGGCCGCCGACATCGGGATCGCCAACTCGCACGGTCCGACCTGGCCGGCCTCGCCGGACGCCGACGACGTGGCGGCCGCGGAGTTCTACGACGTCCTGCTCAACCGGCTGTTCGCGGACCCCGTGCTGCTCGGCGAGTACCCGGCGGGGATCGGGGAGCTGATGCCGGGGGACGTCGAGGCGGACCTGAAGGTGATCTCCGAGCCGGTCGACTGGTACGGCATCAACTACTACGCGCCGACCTCGGTGGGCGCGCCCCGGGGCGCCGAGATCGAGTTCGGCGGCCTGACGATGCCGGCCGAACTGCCCTTCTCGGTCCGGGACATCGAGGGCGTGCCCGTGACGGACTTCGGCTGGCCGGTCGTCCCGCGGGCCCTGACCGAACTGCTCACCGGCTTCCGCGACCGCTACGGCGACCGCCTCCCGCCGATCGTCATCACCGAGAACGGCTGCTCGTACGAGGGGCTCGACGACCAGGACCGGATCGCCTATCTGGACGGTCATGTGCGGGCGCTGCACGCCGCGGCGTCGGCCGGTGTGGACGTCCGCGGCTACTTCGTGTGGTCGCTGCTGGACAACTTCGAGTGGGCGGAGGGGTACGCGCGCCGCTTCGGGCTGGTCCATGTCGACTTCGAGACCCTGAAGCGGACACCGAAGGCGTCGTACGCCTGGTTCCGGGAGGTGCTGCGCGCGCAGCGATGA
- a CDS encoding protealysin inhibitor emfourin, with the protein MRIQVRRTGGFAGIERSAEVDTTGRPDAQEWHALAERAVAAGRGTPSAGVPDGFSYRITVDGRTVHCADPQLTDEQRRLISRVLKEGA; encoded by the coding sequence ATGCGTATTCAGGTACGGCGCACGGGCGGGTTCGCGGGCATCGAGCGGAGCGCCGAGGTGGACACCACGGGGCGGCCCGACGCCCAGGAGTGGCACGCCCTGGCCGAGCGCGCGGTCGCCGCCGGCCGGGGCACGCCGTCGGCCGGGGTGCCCGACGGCTTCAGCTACCGGATCACCGTGGACGGCAGGACCGTCCACTGCGCGGACCCGCAGCTGACGGACGAACAGCGCCGGCTGATCAGCAGAGTGCTCAAGGAAGGCGCGTAA
- a CDS encoding M4 family metallopeptidase, with amino-acid sequence MTTNGGFEPVFCTIVPPHVLDKLARAEDPALAGPARRTLQRDAFERTQRRLTTVLGAPAVAPPAATAADRPHRTVYDARHRTQLPGRKVRGEGDEPGKDATVNRAYAGLGATFELLLTAYGRNSIDGRGLPLDATVHYDENYNNAFWNGEQMVFGDGDGEIFLDFTIPIDVIGHELVHGVTQYTANLTYFGQSGALNESLSDVFGSLIKQYTLGQTAAEADWLIGAGLLAPRVSGVALRSMKEPGTAYDDDVLGKDPQPGTMDDYVDTGRDNGGVHINSGIPNRAFHLTATALGGNAWERAGQIWYDVLTGGELKEEADFADFAGLTVAAAKARYGDGGEEARAVLKAWEQVGVQTL; translated from the coding sequence ATGACGACGAACGGGGGCTTCGAGCCCGTCTTCTGCACCATCGTTCCGCCGCACGTCCTCGACAAGCTCGCGCGGGCCGAGGACCCCGCGCTCGCCGGCCCGGCCCGCCGGACCCTGCAACGCGACGCCTTCGAGCGCACCCAGCGCCGGCTGACCACCGTCCTGGGCGCCCCCGCCGTCGCCCCGCCCGCGGCGACGGCCGCCGACCGGCCGCACCGCACCGTGTACGACGCCCGGCACCGGACCCAGCTGCCCGGCAGGAAGGTGCGCGGCGAGGGCGACGAGCCCGGCAAGGACGCCACCGTCAACCGCGCCTACGCGGGCCTCGGCGCCACCTTCGAGCTGCTGCTCACCGCGTACGGCCGCAACTCGATCGACGGGCGGGGGCTGCCGCTGGACGCCACCGTCCACTACGACGAGAACTACAACAACGCCTTCTGGAACGGCGAGCAGATGGTGTTCGGCGACGGGGACGGCGAGATCTTCCTCGACTTCACCATCCCGATCGACGTCATCGGCCACGAACTCGTGCACGGCGTCACCCAGTACACGGCCAACCTGACCTACTTCGGCCAGTCGGGCGCCCTGAACGAGTCCCTGTCGGACGTCTTCGGCTCCCTCATCAAGCAGTACACGCTCGGCCAGACCGCCGCCGAGGCCGACTGGCTGATCGGCGCCGGCCTGCTCGCGCCGCGGGTGAGCGGCGTGGCGCTGCGCTCCATGAAGGAGCCGGGCACCGCGTACGACGACGACGTGCTCGGCAAGGACCCGCAGCCCGGCACGATGGACGACTACGTCGACACCGGCCGGGACAACGGCGGCGTCCACATCAACTCCGGCATCCCCAACCGCGCCTTCCACCTCACCGCGACCGCCCTCGGCGGCAACGCCTGGGAGCGGGCGGGACAGATCTGGTACGACGTGCTGACCGGGGGCGAGCTCAAGGAGGAGGCGGACTTCGCCGACTTCGCCGGCCTGACCGTCGCCGCCGCGAAGGCCCGGTACGGCGACGGCGGCGAGGAGGCGCGGGCCGTGCTCAAGGCGTGGGAACAGGTCGGGGTGCAAACGCTGTAG